The nucleotide sequence AATCATATCAATCCATAGGGCGTGGAACCCTAGCTTTTCCATCATGCTTCTTAAGAAAATCCACTCAACACGGTCATAAGCCTTGTGCATGTCCAGTTTCACTGCACACAGACCTGTTCGCCCTGCTCTTGTGTTTTTTATTTTATGGATACACTTATAGGAAATAAGGACATTATCAGTAATTAACCGTCCAGGAACAAAAGCACTCTGAGTAGGAGAAATAATATCAGGCAAAATTCCTTTCAACCTAGCAGCGAGCATCTTTGATATTATCTTATATAAGACATTACAAAGACTGATAGGTCTGTACTGTGTGATTAATTCGGGTGAATCCACTTTGGGTATTAGAACTATGGACGTATCATTCCATTGTGCTGGAATTTGCCTTGAATTTATTGCAAACAAAACCTCTTGAGAAATCTCATCACCCAAAATATGCCAAAACTTTTTGAAGAAAATGGCATGAAGCCCATCAGGCCCAGGTGCTTTAAGATCACCTATACTGAAAACTGCCTTCCGCACATCCTCGTGGGTATAGGGGGCCAAAAGCATATCATTCATTTGTTCAGTCACCTTAGTTTGGACTTTATTTGTAATAGAAGGATCCACATGTTGCACCTCTGAAGTAAATAAGCTATGAAAATAACTCTGTACATGTGGGTTAAGAGCAGCCGTACCTTCTATCACACTACCATCTCCATCTTTTAGTTTTTTAATAAAATTCCTCTTTCTCCTCGCAGAAGCATAGGCTTGGAAAAATCCCGTATTACGGTCTCCATCTTTTAGCCACTCCGCTCGGGAGCGCTGCATATAATAAATTTCCTCAAGTTCCAGCAAATACTCAATCAGTTCCGACAACTCTTTCCTCTTCTCTTCACTTTCATCATTGATGGGTCCAGTCATAATTTGCTCAAGCTCTTTCTGTGCCTTCTGTAGCCTTTTCTTAGGCTTCTTGAGCACCCTTTGATCCCAATCATGAAATATATTATGCATGCGGTTTAATTTCTCATGGACGGTGGTTAAACCCGGGGCAGCACCCGCCGAGACCCACGCCTCCTGTACCACATCCGAGAAAGATTGTTCTCTTAACCAATGTGCCTCAAACCGTTTAGTGTGTCCGCCATTGTCTCCTATCTGGGTATAATACTCCGTATCCACACATAAGGGTCTATGGTCGGAGTAGTTATAATTCAAGTTCTGCAAAACTGCATGTGGATATAGCATCGACCATGCATCATTTATCAGCCCACGATCTAGTCTCTCTCTAATCCGGCCTCGCTGCCACGTGAACCGATCTCCTACAAACCCCATGTCCCTGAGTTTGCAGTCATCAATAGCAGACTGAAACACATGCAGTTATTATCGGTTTAATACCGAACTGAGCGATTTAAATTCGGTTATTAAACGTAAAAACCGAATTTAATTGTGGCAGTATAaaaaaccgaaaattcggtttattcggtttcggTATCGGTTCGGTTTTCGGTtggtcggtttttatgcccacccctaccaGCAAGTTTATTACTGGACAAAATAATCATAATGATTTTTTCCAGGCAAAAGCAGTTTGTCAGTTGACCCAACATCTTCACGCCTCTAGGGAAGGAGTGATGACGATGACCCCTGCGTGCTGTCTCGCCAAGCCCTCTTTGGAGTGGCGTGTGTGGGGTTTCTTATGTGTGTCGCTCATCGGTTGTGATGGTTTTTGCCCGGTTCTCCATAATTAACTGGGCAATCTGGTTTTCGCTCGGTTTTTCTTAATTAACCGAGCAACTCTTTTCTTCTTAATGAATGCAGGATAACTGCCATTTTGAGAAAAAAGTAACCTAAATAAATCTGCCATGGCACTAAAATCGCCCAAATCtgtgaatcaacctgtggttgagttggttaggtggacagtgatatcccaacccaccagggttcaaatcccgaTGCTCGCagtattcctggatttatttcaggatttccggcaatgcgctttcagtgggaggagacgttcccgttgacgacgaggcgcctacgatgacttcgtaaatctcaagatgatatgctggctcagtctctcggaggtgcttataggggtagggtgtgcgtgcgtgcgttcataggggtgagtgtatgcgcgtgtatatgagcgcttgtgtctgtactgatgctcaaaaaaaaatcGCCCAAATCTGAAATTTGAAATAAGCAATACGTGAAATGTATCTGGAGCTCCCTTTTGCCCCCTTGATCTGCTGCTGTTCATCTGCGAATCAGTTGAAGAAGGAagaattttttttttgaggggtgttTCAACTTTCAAGGAGGAAGATGCTTGCTGTTCTATGGCAGATAGATACAGGCCTTTGATTAATTCAGCGGACCACAAGGCCACAACTGAGCCCAAAGCCCACAGGCACACTCGTTTCGttgagttaattgcacagaagtaccacaattcaggcatcacatgcagattggtaccacgattgctaatttttgcgtgtcagtaccaacattggTCCAAATTTTTGCAAATTGGACTAAAACGCGTATTTATACGTATTGACGCCCGATCCGACAGgtcgggcccacccgtcaggtgccacgctGGCCAATCGGTGCGTGCCCGCGTGCTGACTAGGACGAGCTGGTGCGCTGCTGTCCTAACCGGCCCGGTCGCACCAGCTCCAGCCCGGCCGCAccattcccctccccctcctcctcctcgctcgaacCCTAGTCCATGGCGTCGGCGATTCCGCCAGTCGGCGGCGAGGGCGtccacggcggcggcgagggcgtccaCGGCGCGGCGAGGGCGTCCACGGCGTCGGAGAGATGCCGTTCTGGCCTCCTAGCGGAACGGTTGGCGTCGACGGGGATGGCGGCGACGAGTCCAGCTCCGCGTACTCGACCGACGACGAGGAGTCGATGTTACTCACCATGGAGCAGCGGTTGCGGTTGGCGCATCAGTGGGTGGCGAACCCTAGCAGCAGCCATGAGTTGACGCATGGACTTGGCGGCGTGCTGTAAGTACCCTTGTCCTACTCCTCTGATTCATCCAATTGGGCATTTTTAGGGTTTGTTCATCTTCTGCTTTATCTAGTTGGGGATTAGGTTTTATCCAATTGAAGTGACTAGACTAACCTAGTAACATAGTGTATTGCACTCTCAATTTAGTTCAATTACTGTGGCTCTCCAAATTGTTCTGTACTGTCTGGTACTGTAATTTAAGCTGTTTTGTACTTTACTGTTGCTCTCCAAAATTTGCTTTTGTGCTAAATTAGTAAATAATAGACTTACAGGTTACTTTAAATTGTAATGTACTGTACTGTTGCTCTCCAAATTAAGAGTAATTATAATGAATAAATGAAATTTAATTTTTTCTGTAGTTTGGATGAAGACATTTGGCAAGTAAGGATCCATTTTGATGCAAGAGAACCATTGGAGATGAAGCTGTGTGGTTCAGATATTACTTATCTGAATTTGGTTGCAGTGATGGAAACCCAAGGATTTAATGCATATGATTGTTTGTTTCACATTGAAAATCCATCTTTAGGAGAGAAAGGGCTGGATTTGGTAGACAGTCATGCAGAATTACAGATGATAAAGAGGAAGATCCAGGACAAATTGGTGCTTAATTTGCTAGTCAGGGCTTGTCCACCCCCTGATACTGATTTTGAGAGGCAGCATTTTGAAAAGCCAGACTTGTCCACTGTGGTGTACCAAGAGCCTGTTGTTTATGATCTGAGTGAGCCTCCTATCTTAGCTGTTGATCAGGAAGGAGTAGTCTTTGAGAGTCAATGTAGCACACATCACCCTGTTGCTCCTGCTGGTGTTTGCACACAAGAAAGCAGAAATGCAACTAACAAGTTGAAAGCAgttttggaagaagaagaagagggatatcAAGGATTTGAGGCTTATGAGGACAGTGATTCCTCTGATGAGGATGGTCAAATTGGAAGTTACCCTAATTACATGGTTGATGAAGAAGATGTAGAGGTGGAAGAGGGAAAGAGGCAGAGAGAGCTAGAAGTACAAGAGGAAGAATCAGATGATGATCAATCAGAAGAGGAAGAAATGctgcattatgagggtgacactgaAGTTGAGGACCCATTTGAGGTAGAGGAAGATAGGACTTTTGAACAAGAAGAAGAAACTATAGTTGAACCtgtaaagaagaagcagaagctgcCAGTTAGAAGAGGCCCAACCACTAGGTCACATTGTAGTGAGCTACCAGAGGTTGAACCTGATTTCAGAccatcatcagatgaagaagaggaggggtTGTTGAGGGAGAGTGATGATGATGGTTTTCAGCCACTCTCTTTTGTCCTACAAAAGAAAAGGAAGAGTAGGGCAAAGAAAAGGCCTCCTAGGAAGTGGTACAATGAGAAAATGGAGCAACCACATGAGCAACTGTGTATGAAGTTGTGTTTTAGGGATCAGCATCAATTCAGAGAagctttgttgaatttgcacatCACCCAGGCCAGGAATTTCAGGTATCACAGGAATTCAGATCAGAGGATAATTGTTGAGTGTACAGATAAAAAATGCCAGTTCTTAATGGTGGCAGCAGTTATAAAAGGGGAGAAAACATTTGTAATTAAGAAGATGAGACTAGAGCACACTTGCCCTAGTACCACTGAGACCACCAGGGTTAGTGCTAAGTGGCTAGCACAGAAATATGAGCATCTCTTTAGATCTGATATAACTACTGGTATTCAGACTATAATTGATGCATGCAATGAAAAATATGGTGTAGATGTGCCCAAGTGCATGGCATATAGGGCAAAGAACATAGCTATTGATGCTGTGTTAGGAGATCACAGGAAGCAATATCCTAGGCTTAAAGACTATGCTCAGACTGTCATGGACacaaaccctgggagtagagtAATAGTCACTACTGTTACTCCAGTACCTAATGCAAAAATACCCCACCCAGGCCCAAGAttccatgccatgtttttttgccttaatggagcaagggaggggtttCTCAATGGGTGTAGGCCTTTCATTGGTTAGTTCTTGAACCTTGTGTGAACCATTTACATATTGTAGAGTACTCCATATTGTATCTCACTTGGAAATGTTGATTATGCAGGTGTTGATGGATGCTTCATTAAGCTCACTACAGGTGCTCAACTActtgctgccactggtagagatggcaacaacaacataTATCCACTGGCATTTGGCATAGTTGGTCAAGAGGACACACTTAGTtggtgttggtttctacaccaactgaAAATTTGCCTAGGGGGAGAAGTGGGCAAGTTTGGAACTTATACTATAATGTCAGATAGACAAAAGGTATGTGTTTGCATATTTCATTCTGTTTTGAACAAGTGTTTGCATTAGCTTAGATTTTCAAATTGTTTGTAGCTTAGACTTGTTAAATTGTTTGTGTCAGGGGTTATTGAATGCAGTGAATGCTGTGTTTCCAAGTTGCAACCAAAGATTCTGCCTTAGACATTTATATGCAAATTTCCAAAATGCTGGGTTTAGGGGTGAAGATCTTAAGAAGTGCATGGATAATGCTAGCTATGCCTACAATGAACACAAATTTAATATTGCAATGAATGATCTTAGAGCTGAAAGTGAGGAAGCTTGGGAGTGGCTTACTGCAATACCAAAAAAAACATGGGcaaggcatgcatttgacacaaactGCAAGACTGACTTGGTAGTGAACAACTTGTCAgaggtgttcaacaagtacatTCTAGATGTTAGGAGAAAACCTATAAGGACAATGTGTGATGGGATAAAAGATAAGCAGATGGTGAGGTGGCACATGAAGAGAGAGAGTGTAAAGGAAGCAAGATGGGAGATAACACCTCATTACAGTGAGAAGCTAGAGATTGAGAAGGAGAGGGCCAGATACTGCAAGCCAATACAGGCAGGGGTCAACTTATGGCAAGTTACAAGTGGGCAGCAAACACATGCTGTCAACCTGGAACTTGAGACTTGTGGATGCAGGAAGTGGGACCTTAGTGGCATACCTTGCAACCATGCCATCTCTGCAATAAACAAGGCTAAAAGGAAACCAGAGGATTATGTCAGCAAATTCTTCAAGAAAGATTTTTATGCTGCAGCTTATGAACCAATGATCTTTCCTGTGCCTGGTGAGCATGATTGGACAAGGACCCCTGGTCCAGACATAGAACCACCTGCATTCAAAATcaagagaggaagaaggaaagaaaagaGGATCAAGGGCAAATTTGAAGTACCAAAGCCAAAAGAAACTTCAAGAATGGGGACCATAACATGTGGCAATTGTGGTCTCCAAGGGCATAGGTACACAAACTGTCTTAAACAGTTGAAGCCTGAGCTAGCTTTGAGGAAGAATAAGCATGTGGTAATAATTTTTCACCTTCAAATATACTAATGTTTTCTTTCTTGTACATTTCTTTCTAGCATTATTAACTGTTTCCTTTTCTTTGCAAGGCTAATCCAAGTACCTCACAGCCAAGAGCTGCTGGTCCTTCTACTGCACCAACAACAAGACAACCAAGACCTGCTGCTTCTGCTCCTACACCACCATCATCTGCAAGAAGAGGAGCTGGCAGAGGAGCTGGTGCTACTTCTACTACAACACCACCAtctggcagaggaagaggagctggcagaggaagaggagctgcTACTTCTACTACACCACCACCATCTGGAAGAGGAGCTGGCAGAGGCAGAGGAAGAGCTGGAAGAGGTGCTCCAATGCCATTCATTGCCCCAAGGCAATATGCTGACATTCCTACTGATGGCACACACACTGGATGGATGTCCTACTTCACTGCTAGCATGGGAGGTGGAGGAGCCATGTAATGTCAAATATTGTGGTGTTATTTTGGTTAAACTTGATGCTTGAGGTGGAGTACTGGTGGAGTACTCTAGTAATGTTGAACTTGATGCTTGTAATGTTGAACTGGATGGATATGTGGTTGAACTTTAGGTGAttatctgaatgttgaactttagTTGGTTATCTGAACTTGCTACTGGATGCTGGTAATGAGAGTTGATTGTGACAAATCAGTACCACATTTGCAGATTATTGTGACAAATCAGTACCAATTCTGCTGCTAGCTGTTGCATGTCAGTACCAATATTGGGGCATCACATAACATGCAGTACCACATTTGGGGATTCTGACATGTGGGCCATCCACCTTTCCTACTATTAAAGTGTGACAGCACAAGATCTCACAGGAGTGTGGGGACGAAACTAGGGTTCATCCGCGCAGCCAAGGACAAATCTCAGAGGCGAGGCGCTGACTGGGGCCGGCGGCGGAGAGATGTCGTGGTCGTCCAGTGCCGGGTCCGCTCCCGGATTTCGTCGAGCtgcaggaaggaggggggaggagtcgcGCTCGCCGGTGCGCTACCGCGAGAACCCAATGGCATACGAGCCTCCGGTGATGTGCCACTGTTCAACTCCGAGGAAGGCGCCAAGATGGATCTCCTGGAGCAGGCAGAACCCTGGTAGGAGGTACTACAGCTGCGTGGATGCTATGGTGAGTGCTGTTTTTTCCCTaattttcttcctctttcttctgtgcAATAATTTTTGGCAGCATGGTGAATTTGCTTGTGTATCTTAATAGCACGGTGGCTGTGGATTTGTGCAATGGCATGATGATCCATTGCCCACATTCTGGAGTGAGCTCATTGGGGATCTGCGTGATGAAGTATGGAGGCTTAAAGGTGCAACTGTTGCTAGATCTGAAGATCAATTTCCAATCCTGACTCCAAGTGAAGATGATGGCACAAGGGAGGCCATGTTTCTGTCTCTGCAAACTCAACTCAGAGAGAAGAATGCAGAGATTGCAGGGATTAGGGCCAAATTTCAcaatgtgttgtttcttttcactaTATTTGTGCTTGGCTTAGTTGCAGGCAAGATATTAAGTTAGTTAGTTGCTTCAGTTGTAGCCAAGTTGTAATGGATCAAGTTGTAATGGATCAGTGAAGTTATCTTCTGATGCAATGAGATTTAGTGAGTCTTGTTCCTCTTTTATTGCAATGTACTGTCTGGTTTGCTGCAACATTGTCATAATGTACAATCTACATAATCAGCATAACCATAGCAATACATAACCATACATAATAAGAAACTGATCCATACATAGCAATACATAACCATTGTTCACAATACATAGAGGAGTTCCACTTCAAATGCatagttcatccttttctcacaaaaggatgaatagcataACTACTACATACATACACAGCCATAGTTCACCATTAGTACAAGCATACAGTACACAACATTAGTTCCTAGATGCTAGGTCATTACACAACCATCATTCCCAAAAGGTCAGCAATGCCACTAATCTCATTTCATCTTCTTCACTTCTCCAAGATGGCTTGAATCCCCCTGAACTTCTCCTTCAACTTTTCATTCTGAAACTCTAACTGCCACTTCTCTTCAATATGCTTTTTATTTCCCTTAAGCAGATCAGCAACCTGAAGCTTCAACTCTAGcttctcttgggtgagcttctcctGACACTTAGTTAGCTCTGCATTCTTCAGCTCCAAATTCATACTAGCTTCAGTAAGCACTTGCTTCTCTTTCATTTTGTTCAACTTCAAGTTCTGAATGACTGTTGCTTGAGCTCTTGTCAGGTTGAGCAGCACCTCATACTTCTGAGTAAGTTGCTGGGTCTCTGCATCTTTCTTTGCCATCTTTGCCTTCATATCATCAGTCAGTTCTTTTCTTACCTCCTGCTGATATGTAATGGCAGACTGCAGATGCCTGAAATCCACCACCTTATCTTCCTGGAAGTTCATCAGCTCATGCACATCTTGGACTAGCTTGTCATAGTTGGCCTccagcttgttcttctcttctgtcaGATGGTGGATAGTGAAAGAATTCTCAAGATTGTCATTCACCCTAGCACTTTTGGCATCTTCAACCATTGCCCATAGCTTCAACAATGCATTCTGCATTGTTGGGGGCCACTGGTGATCAACCCATTCAACAAAGCCACAATTGCTACCTTCCTGCaaaaacaataacaacaacaaaacAGTTCATACAGCAAGTAATTACACAAAATCACTGCAGTTGCCAAAAAGAATGTCTAAATTTAGCATCAGACCACTAAATTTAACAAGAGGAGCAACCACTTGAGTAGCTGACTGACTAGGTTCAGCCATTGTTCTAATGCAAAATATACTCATGCTTGACCTAAATAAGCTACTCTAACCACTATGAATCAAAATGTTGACACCAAGCAGAGTACTCCAGCAAACAGAGTTCAATATGGCACTGACCAAGTAAGAAAAAAAATCAGTATGCCTACAATCCTACAATACATACCGGCTGTGCACATGCTAAAAACCTCctgcctgtgtctgttccttcaaaGGCAACAAGCCTCTCAGATGCCATGCCGTGCTTCTCACATGGAGACATCACATCCAGCTCAAGCCCCTTGTAATCTGGATCTTCAATGGTGAAAGGAACCTGCAGAAGCTCGCACAAAGACAATGGCCAAATCAAAACCTAGCGAAATCAACCAAATcaagaaatcccaaatatgaaaccctaaccctaaccctgtaCTGACCTCGTTGAGACCGTCTGTGGAGGAAGAATGCATGTACGGGGGGCTAGAATGGTCGTCGCTGCTTTCGTCCTCCAAAAccatggcgacggcggggcggtgcggcggcCGGCCGGCTGTCGGGACGCGGTCGGCGGCGATGGAGGaaacgagcgaggaggaggagggggaggggaatggTGCGGCCGGACTGGAGCTGGTGCGACCGGGCCGGTTAGGACAGCAGCGCACCGGCTCGTCCTAATCAGCACGCGGACACGCGCCGATTGGCCagcgtggcacctgacgggtgggcccgacCTGTCGGATCGGGCGTCAATACGTATAAATACGCGTTTTAGTCCAATTTGCAAAAATTTGGATTaatgttggtactgacacgcaaaaattagcaatcgtgataccaatctgcatgtgatgcctgAATTGtagtacttctgtgcaattaactccgtTTCGTTCCTTTCCGTCCCCCCGGAGTACCCCGACCAAACCTCGCTCCTCGTTTGGTTCCCCAATCTCCTCCTTCCTGCCTAGCGCGGCGGCGAACCGGCGGCAGGCAAGAGGCGGGGCAGCGCCAAGCAGCGGAGCCGGCGAACAGGTTCGGTTCTGCATCTCCTCCCTGATTCCGTCCGGCGCTGGCACCGCGGCCCGCACGCTAGCTAGCGTCCTGTCACCAGCATAGATAGGCAGGCCATGGCTGCTGCGGCCGGCTTACAGAGGGCCGACGGGGAGGGGCCCTCCTCTACTCTGCTCCCGGAGGGCAGAGGGGAGTAGTACTACCATTTTTTGCAATACTAATGCCGGCTGCTGCTTGGGTTGCCAAGCCCGCCTCTAGGCTTTAGTGCAGAGGGAAATCTGAGAAGCCTGATGTCCGTCTGTCTTTTGATTTCCGCGAGCACTCGCAACAAAATTAACTGCTCACAAATCTCCCAGTGGAACATCAAGGGGCGCACTTTGATTACTAGCTGCTAGTATGTCTCTTGGTGTgatattttttttttttgaaacggctCTTGGTGTGATCTACCGGTACACACGCATATTTGTTCACACCAACGGGAGCAGCATATATAGATAGAGGCCGGAGGCACCGTTCTCTCTCTCGTTTCGCTTGTTGTTGCATGATGGATCTGTCCAAGTATGTGACCTATCTGATATCCTTCTTCCGTAGGTATGTGGACGAATTAAGTCCTCGTGCCAAACAATTAAACAGTAATCTCCTATGTACTGTCCAAGTATATGCCCGATTCCCtttttagatgatgatgatgatgatgatgacgaaccTACTATTAGTTTGATTTGATGGTCCCAGACCAAAGCATGGCTTGGATCATCTTCTGCTAGTAGTTTGGCTACTAAATTGCATGAGTCGAAATTTTGACCCTCCATCCAGGACGGATGGACGGATGTCCTTGAACCTGTAGGATATCCTTCTGGGGAAGAGAGAAAAGAAACTCATTTTCTCTGACAACTCCAAAGCCGTTGCGTCTTTCTCCCTTCCTTGGCTGCTAACTGGATTTGCGTCTCAGGCTCAGGATCCGGGCGTTCCGTGCGATGGGAGGAGACGGCGGCACGGAGGAGGAGCTGACGGCACAGGAGACAGCGCTCTATGACCGCCAGATCCGCGTCTGGGGCGTTGATGCTCAGAAGAGGTGTGCCCCTCCCCTCCCAAGAACCCCCAGCTCTGCTCCTGCTATTTTTTCCCCTTTCTTTCTTTTACCGCATCATTTTTGTACTTCTGTTGGGTTTTTGTGTCGGGAAAACCTCGTTTGGTCTTATGAGAATTTTCAAACCAAGATTCAACTTTTTGGATCATATGAAACTTAACCTTCTGCTACGACTATGGACTTTCCCCTGATTATGTGGACCTGGTTTTATCCTTTCGGTAGAAACTCTCAGACTTGTTTTTTTTTTCTGCCAATGTTCTGTGCTCTATTTCGTTTATTTATAACATCTGTCTTTTACTGGTTTTTGCTACCTTCTGTAACACTGTTTGGGTGCATTATATATGTGTTGCTTGGAACAGGCTAAGTAAAGCACATGTGCTTGTGTGCGGCGTGAACGGTACTACTATTGAGGTGGGTAACTAAAATTGTCTTCTATTATTATGCTTCGCAGTTAATTTGCCTTTAAAAGGAGCTTTGATGGTCTCCTATTGTTTATGAAAAGATAGCATTGAAAAATTAGGGTTCAAGGTGTTGTAACTAGTATTTGCGGTAATGTTCTGTGTTTGCATCGCTCAAATGAATAAGTTACAATTCAGCCATTTTTAGTTTCTTTAAACTGTCTGTGTTCTagactgctacttttctttgtaaGCGCTTAATCTTTTTCTTTGCTAGATAAAGGGAATTAAATTTGAACTCATCGTTCCTTTCATTTCTGATGGCATATTCTTAACTTAGCTTTTCGCCCTCTGTCATCTCATGTTCCATCTTGCCAATGCGCACTTATTTTTCAAACAGAGGTCCCCAATTCTTCTGAACTTTAGTCGAATTTCAATAATTTAACTTCTCATGTCATTTACAATTTAGTTAATTTACTGAAAGTACCCACATACACTAAGTTGATTTCTCTCCTGCTCCGCAGTTCTGCAAGAATATTGTTCTAGCAGGAGTTGGCAGTTTATCCTTGATGGATGATCACATAGTCACTGAGGATGATCTCAGTGCAAACTTCCTAATTCCTCATGACGTATGTATGCAAGGTGTTAGCTCACGAGCTGAGGCTTGCTGCGAGTCCTTGAAAGATTTCAATCCAATGGTCCGAGTTGCTGTCGCAATAGGTGTGGTGTATAGTTTGATGCACTTCTTTTTAATTAGTTTGGTTATTAAATTTAAGAAAAATACATTATACAAAGTGATCATGTCTTGTATTCTTGAATTGGCGTTCAGTTTATTGTGTCTACTGATAATGCTGCTATAGTTGAAAAAGTTCTTACAAGAAAGATCATTTTGTgataggaacaagcagttgttatgtCTGTTTTACTAATATTAGTTCTGTCAGAGAAATTTTCAACCATTCTTTGGTGGCCATAAAATCTGATGTTCTTTTTTACAGTATTGATTGGAAAAGTTATGACTATCATGTTGTTTCCTCCAGGTGATCCATCACTAATTGATGAAGGATTCGTTGACAGGTTCGACATCATTGTAGTTAGCTGTGCATCTCTTAAAACAAAGGTGCAGATCCTTATCTAAAgtaatattttcactaggttcagtTTCTTTTGTCACGTGTTCTGTTTCTTATCCTCACTGTTTTTGCATCTGTGTTATGTTTTTAGTTGTTCCTTAATGACAACTGTCGGAAGAGAAGCAAGCATATTGCCTTTTACTCTGTAGAGTGCAAGGATTCTTGTGGTGAAATATTTGTTGATTTGCAGAACCATAGTTATCTTCAGGTATGTATTACTCAAGGACATGTGACATCTAGTCTATTGATACATCACTTAACTTTGTATTACTTCCGTTGTTTTTCACAACTAGAAGTTGAAGGACATGTATGCCTTCTAAGTGTGCCTGCGATTGTTCTATGTTCAGTTGTCACCTCTAATAAGATATACCTGCTTGTGTGCATGCATGTtcaaagttgtactaat is from Triticum aestivum cultivar Chinese Spring chromosome 3A, IWGSC CS RefSeq v2.1, whole genome shotgun sequence and encodes:
- the LOC123060249 gene encoding uncharacterized protein — translated: MPFWPPSGTVGVDGDGGDESSSAYSTDDEESMLLTMEQRLRLAHQWVANPSSSHELTHGLGGVLLDEDIWQVRIHFDAREPLEMKLCGSDITYLNLVAVMETQGFNAYDCLFHIENPSLGEKGLDLVDSHAELQMIKRKIQDKLVLNLLVRACPPPDTDFERQHFEKPDLSTVVYQEPVVYDLSEPPILAVDQEGVVFESQCSTHHPVAPAGVCTQESRNATNKLKAVLEEEEEGYQGFEAYEDSDSSDEDGQIGSYPNYMVDEEDVEVEEGKRQRELEVQEEESDDDQSEEEEMLHYEGDTEVEDPFEVEEDRTFEQEEETIVEPVKKKQKLPVRRGPTTRSHCSELPEVEPDFRPSSDEEEEGLLRESDDDGFQPLSFVLQKKRKSRAKKRPPRKWYNEKMEQPHEQLCMKLCFRDQHQFREALLNLHITQARNFRYHRNSDQRIIVECTDKKCQFLMVAAVIKGEKTFVIKKMRLEHTCPSTTETTRVSAKWLAQKYEHLFRSDITTGIQTIIDACNEKYGVDVPKCMAYRAKNIAIDAVLGDHRKQYPRLKDYAQTVMDTNPGSRVIVTTVTPVPNAKIPHPGPRFHAMFFCLNGAREGFLNGCRPFIG
- the LOC123060252 gene encoding SUMO-activating enzyme subunit 1A isoform X1 produces the protein MMDLSKYVTYLISFFRRLRIRAFRAMGGDGGTEEELTAQETALYDRQIRVWGVDAQKRLSKAHVLVCGVNGTTIEFCKNIVLAGVGSLSLMDDHIVTEDDLSANFLIPHDVCMQGVSSRAEACCESLKDFNPMVRVAVAIGDPSLIDEGFVDRFDIIVVSCASLKTKLFLNDNCRKRSKHIAFYSVECKDSCGEIFVDLQNHSYLQKKPGGEPEQQELTYASLQEAISVPWKNLPKKTTKLYYAMRVLESYELSEGRNPGETGLSDLPAVLAWRKDMCDRMSLSESQIPTALLERLLAAGKKEHPPVCAILGGILGQEVIKSISCKGDPIKNFFYYDAADGKGIMEDIPPTPVEHFA
- the LOC123060252 gene encoding SUMO-activating enzyme subunit 1A isoform X2 — protein: MMDLSKLRIRAFRAMGGDGGTEEELTAQETALYDRQIRVWGVDAQKRLSKAHVLVCGVNGTTIEFCKNIVLAGVGSLSLMDDHIVTEDDLSANFLIPHDVCMQGVSSRAEACCESLKDFNPMVRVAVAIGDPSLIDEGFVDRFDIIVVSCASLKTKLFLNDNCRKRSKHIAFYSVECKDSCGEIFVDLQNHSYLQKKPGGEPEQQELTYASLQEAISVPWKNLPKKTTKLYYAMRVLESYELSEGRNPGETGLSDLPAVLAWRKDMCDRMSLSESQIPTALLERLLAAGKKEHPPVCAILGGILGQEVIKSISCKGDPIKNFFYYDAADGKGIMEDIPPTPVEHFA
- the LOC123060252 gene encoding SUMO-activating enzyme subunit 1A isoform X3, producing the protein MGGDGGTEEELTAQETALYDRQIRVWGVDAQKRLSKAHVLVCGVNGTTIEFCKNIVLAGVGSLSLMDDHIVTEDDLSANFLIPHDVCMQGVSSRAEACCESLKDFNPMVRVAVAIGDPSLIDEGFVDRFDIIVVSCASLKTKLFLNDNCRKRSKHIAFYSVECKDSCGEIFVDLQNHSYLQKKPGGEPEQQELTYASLQEAISVPWKNLPKKTTKLYYAMRVLESYELSEGRNPGETGLSDLPAVLAWRKDMCDRMSLSESQIPTALLERLLAAGKKEHPPVCAILGGILGQEVIKSISCKGDPIKNFFYYDAADGKGIMEDIPPTPVEHFA